ATATGCATCTTATGGCATAAGCTATTATGAAAACACTCTTTTCAAAGAGTTTAGAAGAGCTTATTGAAATGAATTATGATACATTTGCAAACTtagcttattttcataagctcTTAGAGGTAGCGGGTGTGTGTTTTAGGCTTATGCAAAGTTTTTTCTTATTATCTCTCCGATTGTAGAGACAACTCATATGTGACTTTTTAATGATAAGTGCTTAATCAAGTTGTTTATCGACGTGTCATCTTAATCTCTCTATCCGTTCTTTTGATGAGCAGGTTATGGTTCAGCTGGATATGCATTATTTGTAGCTGTTTATGCTGGATTGGAGGTATAGGGCATCTATCACTTTTCCTTATTTTCAATACTGCATCGCTCATAGTATATCTACTATGTGATATATCTTCCCGCAACTAAGGTAGCATTTGAAGGACAGAACATATACTTACCATTTTGTCTCCATATTCACATTTTCttactctctcttctctctcaagCAAACACCTTTTTCCCTGCTATAGATTTGTAATGTTTCAATCTAACACTACTTTATTTAATGTTGTCCCAGATCCTTGCAATTCCTGCCATTCCCTTAACCATGTCAGCTGGACTTCTTTTTGGATCTGTTACTGGCACTATCATAGTCTCTATAAGTGGAACAGTGAGTCAATTTCTTcatattctatttaaaattatgaataaagtaaagtagaaaaaaaattgttgtctGCTAATATATACTAAATGTGTGTGTATGGCTGAATCTAATATTTTAAGGTATTGTAGGTGGCGGCTAGTATTGCTTTTCTAATTGCAAGATATTTTGCTCGTGAGCGTATTCTAAAACTAGTGGAAGGAAACAAGAAGTTTCTTGCTATTGACAAAGCAATCGGAGAAAATGGCTTCAAGGTTGTGACCCTGCTTCGTTTGAGCCCGTTGCTGCCATTTTCTTTGGGGAATTATTTATATGGATTGACATCTGTTAAGTTTCTTCCGTATGTATTGGGAAGGTATGACGCTTATTACTGATCAATGCTAATTTCATGTTGAATTCCATGGTCTTTTCGAAACTCGAAGCAATTCAATTTTAGAATGAGCgttttatatttcaaaataagTTACGGAATTTATATGTTGCCTGGAATTCTTGGGTAATTCATGCCAGAAGTAGAATTTACATGTTAACCTCTTAAGCATAAGTAGACTCTAAATTTTGATGTGCAATATCTACAACTTCATCTTGATTCATAGTAGAGTTTTTGTCGTTATGAAACATCATTAATTAGTTGCAGCAAATTATGACTATAATAAAATGAAGTTAAGAATGAAACTGAGAATATTGATGTTAAGTAGTAGATCTAATTGGAATTGATAATGCAGATCGCGAGAAATAGTGGATTGTTCAAACTCCGTTAGTTACATTACAGAGCTATAGAGCTATAATAGCTACTACTTGACAATACTTTGTATTAAATAGTGTATCTGTGGAACAATAGTGACTTGTTCAAATTCCGCTACACAATAGCGTTGTTATAGCCACTATTTGACATCATTGGTTTATTTTCAACTTTGTTTAAAAATGTACAATTCTTGTAAATTTCtgatttaaaacataattatcaTGCAGTTGGTTGGGGATGCTTCCAGGAACATGGGCTTATGTTAGTGCAGGTGCTTTTGGAAGAGCAATAATTGTGAGTTTGTAGTTCCTTTTGCCCCAAACTTTTTTCTATGGTTGACATATTGGTTATTCAATCATTATTAGAATTTTTGGCCCTCCATTAGCTTCATGTACTTTTCCCTCTTCTTTACATCCTTTCTATGTGCGTTTTGTGATTGAAGTATGAGATGGCGATAAAGGAAAAGACGATGATGCTGAAGACATGTTGTCATTACCGTTTCTTTTAAAACTTTGGCCTTTTATATGAATGAAAGTGAATGCTGCCGGTAGAACATTactaggggtgtgcatggatcaataaccaaaccaaattgaaccatatatatggtttggtttggatcttaaaactatTTCTTTAAAAttggttaatttttttaaaaccggtTTACATGTGGATCGGTTCAGTTCTAAACCGGTTTCTCATAAAAAccagtttttaataaaaaatcagtTTAAAACTGGTTTTCCTCAAAACCAGTTTTTTATTTTctgtaaaaaatcaattttttaaaaatttaggtATATTTTTTCTATGCTTGTATTTGCTACAGTATTTTTAAGCATctcatatataaattatatttatctaTCTGATATACTTTTAGGCAGCAAATATTTGATAATTTGTGTGCTATATCAAATAGACAATTGCTTTTACTAAGGATATTAAAAAATAGTCatttaaatacttaaaaaaaaagcCCTTCTGAAAGAATGATGAGTGCTTGCATTGAAGAATTTTTACTAGTGTTTTATAAATCAAAGATGAATACATAATGGTTTTTGATAGTGAGTTTCTTTAAATTTGTAATGTTTACATATGGCCTTGTATTCATGGTATCCCAGAAATCATTGGATTGTTACCTAATTAGGGGGTCAAAAGCTGTCACTGCAATGGCTTCTTCACAGTTTTTGGTtactctgttttttttttttataaaaatacatatataacatttattttcaacatttatatttgtatatgagttatattttaaatttagaattcaTTAATATGTTATTAGAGAAATTTGACTTTCATATATGTATATAACATAGGGTGAATCATGAAAAAAAACAagcatataaatttaatatataatgaaATTTGGGTATCCAATAACTAAACCACATTATTATTATGGTTACCGGTTTATATTTGGATAACAAAATGGATAcccgattttatattttattatttggatTGGGTTTTAAAAAGTGGAATAGTTTGGATATCAATTTGGTTATGGATAACCAgtttttttgcacacccctaaacATTACAATGAGATGTTCTTTATAGGCTTGCTAGAGgcagagaaagaaagaagagaaactcGGAGTTGGCCTAAGTTAATGTACGAAGGAAGAGGATGATAAAATTTTGGTTATGGAGTATGATATTAAAGAGAAATGGTAGGATTGTTAGTTTCACAAATTAATTTAATGACAGATATGAAATTTTTTCGCGAGGATCAAAATTATACCTTTTATAGTAGATTTCAAGAACATgagatgaaagaagatttgagaGTGATGGTTAATAGCATGGCTGATGGGTCATGCACTCATACTCATACAATATACCTGTTGGTATGTGGAAGAACCTAGGAGGTAGAGACATTAGTTGACCCACACACTTTTTTTATCAAGATTTTTAGTTTaaagaaaatatcatacaagtGGAGGTGAAACATTTCAATTCTGATTTATAAAAACAAGGGATATATATATTATACCAATTATAGGAGATTAAACTTATGAGTGAGTCATACGATGAAGTTATAGAAAATGTTTATTGAGCAGAGACACtgaagaaaaactcaaattatcGACCATAAATTTGGTTATGTCTAGAAGGTTGACCGTGGAAACAATTTACTTGTGAATTGTGAGGACGAGTGGTGGAGTGATATCTGAAGGATATACAATAGTTGCACATGATTTTCATTGATATGGAAAAGGCATATGGTAGCGAGCCAGAGAATGTTTACGGAGATCCCTTAAATAGAAAGATTGCCTATATTCAGGATGTATAGAATATGTATGAGGGGACGTGAAGGTTTTCCGATTACTGTAGGACAGCACCTGGGTCGACTTTAAGCCCTGTCATTTTATCGAAATAAATGGGAGGTTAGAGATTTGGGGACAAGCTTTAGAAGCACACGGCTTCCATTTGAGCAGAAGTAAGACATAGCAAGCAGATTATAAGTATAGCAAAATAAGAAACAGCCCTACCTTAAAAGGTGAAAGTTGGAGATCTTATCATATCACAAGTCACACGGTTTAGATATCTCATGTCAATTGTTCAAAACAACAGACAAATAGGGATGTAAACCAAGTGCAGGGTGAGTTGCCTCTGGGAACTGGAAGTTCAACCTGAATTTGTTGCTGAGCTTGACTCAATGTTGGGGCAGAGAAGCATTACAAAGGATGGAACTACGGTACAGAAATGGAAAGGCATCTCAGTTAAAAATATAACATGGAAGGATGATGCTGTCATTCGTAGTCAATTTCTTGAGCTCAGCCTTAAGGACAAGGCTTATTCTAGTGGGGGCAGCCATCGTTGTTATTGTTTCTTATACAATTCAGCAAGGCTCGATTGATGTCGATCAAAATTACTCCCTCCATTGTCTCATATTAAGTGTCATATTTGGAATATTTGTCATTTTAGATTAGCAATGaaacattgattttttttatactaatatactttttttttttatcgtATGTCAACACACCTAATTACTCAACTAACATCATTGATTGCCTCTCTAATGTTACTGCTCCTTCTACCTTTCAGCAAGATGAATCTGAACTTAGTTCACTTGGAGGAAACAATCAGCTACTCACCCTTGGGCTTGGACTATTCGTCACCGCATTAGCTGCTACATATGTCACGAAACTTGCAAACGTATTACGTTATCCATTTCCTCTAATTAAATAACATGTAGTTATTTTTTGTGATATTTAATATGGGATTCCAAACAAACATCAAACTTTACTCTCGTAGAGCATCGATATCGGGACATATCTGTTgcattattctctctatcatcAATCAGACTTTCTAGTAACTCATCAACACTTCATGTCATTGTAATGCAGGATGCTGTCAAAGACATCGACGACTAGACCCGGTAGAGGGTAGAGAGAAGAGGCAACCGACGAGCATTTGCGAACGAGGGCAGGTCCATATGACTGGATTGGATTGGGGAACTGATATCTgagtaaataaatataaacaatGGTAGATGAAAGAGAACCAAGAAAAATGGTAGACCCAACATGCCCCTTGTAAATTACAATATTCTTATTGATGAGAATTTGGTAGGATCATTTTGTTCCTTTTGCATAGCTTCCTTAAATTGAAACAATGTTGCAATTCAAGTGTTAGTGGTGGTTAGTCTCATGTTGTTAGAAATAATGGAAATCAACAAATCAAGTACACAAAAATGGGCAAGGAAAGTATGAGAAAACTGTCAGTACTCATGTATTAAATTTCTCaatataaattgtttttaatttatattattcttttatttttaattttaagtacttttatatttttttaatgtgtTTATGTCTATATTGGACCAAATGTAATTATGTAAGTGTATGTGGACAAAAATAATAAGCTTTAACAAGATTGAAGATTTTTTTATGTTGAGTAATTCTTAACCAATTTCATGGTCATGCAAATAAAACTTAGACTTGCTGACAACATTATCAAatgaattttgtataattaagtatttttattttttataaattgaaatTGTTAAATTCTTATTCTAAAAACCTCTGAATACTTGTTATACTAAGATATAAATGTTAAAATGAGCTAAAAGTCGACCagtaacaaaataatttaaaaattgattaaagtttgtatttttaggtaaaaaaataaaaagttttacaAATCTAGTTCAATTTCATATCTTaataaagaaatataaaatagtaattataaaaaaaagaatcATAATAACAAGAAGACAAATATATACCACTTATCCGATTGGAAGGTCATACATTTATACATTTTGTGGGATATCTAAGTGCAAATGAGTGGAAATATGTTGTGGGTTTGATGCGAAAAGGAATCTATTCTTGTAGAGTCAAAACAGATGGCCAATAGCAACGGTGTGATTTTAGGTGATGGTTGAGGAAAAAAAGGTTGTACTTATAAGATGCTCTGATGCCAAAATAAGAAAGAGAATAAAGGTACAATAGAAAGTATGAGGTTTGGATAAAGTTTGAATTACCTTGCCCTATAgatgtagagggctatttatattaTTCTCTTTAGTGTGTGACTTGGTCAAACTATATTTTGGGCTGGGCGCGTTTCCAGGGTCCAAAATATAGGTGATAGTTTGAACAAGTCTGAATGGATCCGGGCAGCCTGAACTAGCCGTTGGCGGAGACGGGAGAGTTATCATGCTCGGATGATCCCTAGGTATGGGGAGATCGTCCTTCAAACGTGCTCGAATAATTCAACCGGAGTATGGGTATGCCAGGTCCCTCATTTTTGGGCCAGTGCTTATTGGCCGTTTTTATGCTTATGAGTGGATTGGGCCAATTTTGATAATTGGGCTGGTCCATAACAGAATCGTTGTGCGCAGAAAAGCTTATGCAGTCAAACCCCGTTGATTTGCGTAAGTGAAACGATGAACGAAATCGGGGATCCTTATGCCACGAAAGAATCAATGAAACCTTTGATATGACATCATTGAAACTGTGACTTTGGCGGTGACTGAGGTCCCGACAGTTCAATTCACCCCGTGATGGTCAGGCATACAAGATCACTTTGGTGGTGACAGAGGTCCCGATAGTTTAATTCACCCTGTGATGGTCAGGCATACAAGATCACACCGCATAGGGCATGTCTAATGGAGGAACCGATTTAGTTGGGCATATATCGATCCTACCATCCTAACACTCATATGCGCAAGAGAACAAACCCTTAAAAACCGATCGAGAAGCGAACACTTGAAAGAGCGACAAACATATGTCTAATTGATGCATCTTCCGCGGATTCACAGTCAAACTGAACCTTATATCATAGGAGAAGGATCAACCCTAAATCACCGCCTTAAGCGACATTCAGGCGAAGTACTTTAAGAAATgcactcaattttttttatagagaaaTGCACCCAAATTTTGTGATTTGACCAATAGTTAAATATCAATCTGAAAACATTatttcaattgaaaattaggatTGAAAGAGTTagaaaagagaaaattgagagaATAATTGATTAGGACTTGTTCTGGATTGGGCCGACGCTTGGCCCAAACAGCCTAAGGCCCAAATCGTTATCAGCCCATGAAAGCAATGCTCCCCGGCATACCGCTGAGGTGCCCGTCACACGCTCACGCCCGTGACTCTCGGTCGGTCGTCTCGAGTACCAACACCGGTCCTAGTGTCTCTGCCCGCTCCTTACGCCGaggaccctcctcctcgtagggttTTCCCGCTCTTAACCCTCCAGATTGAGCGGAGTCCATGCGCTCCCTAAAAGACTGTGTCTCCCCTTGGACTTCGGAGTGGTTGACCCAGGATGGAGACCACATGCTGGTCTCCACTATCCACGTAGAACCTTGGCAGTCTCCGAATTGGGACTGGGCACCCAGTCTAATAGTGAgatcttggcccagcgctgggggttATAAATACCCTCTGTCACTAGAGGGTCATGTAACTTCATTCATTCTTTCTCTACCTTGTACTTGCACTCTGATTGCtctctcttctcactttggcatcggagtaccttgcaggtacatccCCCAGTTCACAGAAGATCCAGATCCTTGCAGGCCTTGAAGATccatctgatcaggtacgatcaagaCTGAATCAATAAGACATATAGTTAACAAAGttgaaatttaaacaaaaaataactATGAATTAGACAAATGCTCTAGAATAAGAAAACAGATAAACGTTTTATCTAGAgccattaatttttttatattattatagatatatattatctataatctataacaatatataaagaCAAAACATGATTTTGGTGTAGCctatttttattctaattatatcctttttagtttttgtttttaacTTCAACTTCCTTTTACCAGTTGTTAtaggataatttttattttttttcattctgtttttttaattattttataaataattaatattaaaataaaaaattaacatataaaaatactatttatatttttatccgTTTGCATATTAAAAAAAGGGGCAGACGGACGAGTGACACCGGATTATTATAGagataaactagtaacaaacccaagcgttcgcacgggttctggtacgggacgcgcatttgttttagatgtttattttttaatagaaaaatgtctagtaCCTGTGAacaaaaaataattgaatgtatagaaaaatgtctggtatccgtaaaaaaatattttgaccagtaattatatgtcccgttaataatcaatattttgatcaataatttcatattaccgtgtacaaatattagtttgatcaataactacATGTCCCCGTGtaccttaaaaaatatattaattgagtTACTTCatatcccgttaataatcaatattttgatcaaaccTGCATATAATAAGGACACAGAAGACAAACCTGCATATGGAAAGAGCACAACTGTCAACTTACATTTAGCCTTTCTTTAAGAATTCTAAGGCCATCAAGCATACTTTGTTACACGTATCAATGGACTTTCTTCACTGTCACAACTTTAGAAAGAATGCAACAACTTTAGTATTCCACGGGTCTGAAATAcaaattgaatgtttagaaactAATCACAATTAGCCATTGAAGACTGTCATCAAGATACATCAAACTCTAGTGAAGACTGTCATCAAGATACAACTTCCATAAGCTCGTAGCGAACTCGCAAATTCCAGAGTAGCAGGCTGCAAAATTTAAACTCAAGTTAGCACTTACTGAATACCTTCTCGGGTTTTATATAATTCATTCAATAATAATGGATGTTAAAATAATAATGGATGTCAAAACTCAAGTCAGCTCATCCGATAGACCGGCTTCACTCCATCTGCGACGAAATAAATGAACAGTTACTGCACATACCTGTTCAATGAAGCTACATCAGTTCAATGAGTTGTGATAGGATCCAGTCGATTTCCAGATTTCCATAACCTGCATGCGTCGATTTCCAAAACCTGCAAAGTTTGTGTTAAGTCCATTTGACATA
The sequence above is a segment of the Vicia villosa cultivar HV-30 ecotype Madison, WI unplaced genomic scaffold, Vvil1.0 ctg.001177F_1_1, whole genome shotgun sequence genome. Coding sequences within it:
- the LOC131633787 gene encoding uncharacterized protein LOC131633787, which codes for MRTLSLPSPCLSSSSSSCSSLHISNSNSTFNNRLFAFPISSSIFLTPHCSLKQTKKQSTKISNTTPSRLKRLFNSKGEDDRNGGEKNRRRESDKREKDEEEEDDGGTALKGTILAGVLLVGFVGGFASVGYFYREPINSFLTQFSGFIEGYGSAGYALFVAVYAGLEILAIPAIPLTMSAGLLFGSVTGTIIVSISGTVAASIAFLIARYFARERILKLVEGNKKFLAIDKAIGENGFKVVTLLRLSPLLPFSLGNYLYGLTSVKFLPYVLGSWLGMLPGTWAYVSAGAFGRAIIQDESELSSLGGNNQLLTLGLGLFVTALAATYVTKLANDAVKDIDD